A genomic stretch from Bosea sp. F3-2 includes:
- a CDS encoding D-2-hydroxyacid dehydrogenase, translating into MKVSYHASFPGFEPAIHCRVDGASFHTAKISSDLADLSHGSDALLILATDYTAEFAEIIRRPGSRLKLVQFLSAGFESAQLYGVPAGASVCNASDVWAPVVAEHAAALTLALVRRIPDLERRRQTRSWDRAAFNASLTSLDGANVAILGYGMIGQEIAKRLKPFGPRLIGISRSAKPAALLDEAISLDDLNDLLPHIDVLISVLPASASTRHFVDAPFLERMKPSAYFVNVGRGATVDETALVDALRDHRLGGAALDVFEQEPLPETSPLWAFENAILSPHAAGYGSPGIITRAHALCEDNLTALRDGQVLRSQVDLSGA; encoded by the coding sequence ATGAAGGTTTCGTATCACGCGAGTTTCCCAGGTTTTGAGCCCGCAATTCATTGCAGGGTCGACGGCGCCTCGTTCCACACTGCAAAGATTTCTTCCGATCTGGCCGACTTGAGCCATGGAAGCGATGCGCTCCTGATTTTGGCGACGGACTACACCGCGGAATTCGCGGAGATCATTCGCCGGCCCGGGAGCCGCCTGAAGCTCGTTCAGTTTTTGTCCGCCGGCTTCGAGAGCGCTCAGCTCTATGGCGTTCCGGCGGGCGCCAGCGTGTGCAATGCCAGCGACGTCTGGGCCCCGGTTGTCGCTGAGCATGCGGCTGCGCTCACGCTGGCGCTCGTCAGGCGGATCCCGGATCTGGAGCGGCGCAGGCAAACGCGCTCATGGGACCGTGCCGCATTCAACGCCAGCCTGACCTCTCTCGACGGGGCGAACGTGGCAATCCTCGGCTATGGTATGATCGGACAAGAGATCGCCAAGCGCCTCAAACCGTTCGGCCCCCGACTGATAGGGATTTCGCGGTCAGCAAAGCCAGCCGCGCTTCTCGACGAAGCCATCTCTCTTGACGACCTCAATGATCTCCTGCCGCACATCGACGTGCTGATCAGTGTCCTGCCCGCCTCAGCCTCGACACGACATTTCGTCGACGCACCCTTTCTCGAACGGATGAAGCCAAGTGCCTATTTCGTGAATGTCGGGCGCGGGGCAACGGTCGACGAAACCGCGCTCGTCGACGCGCTGCGCGACCACCGCCTTGGGGGGGCGGCGCTCGACGTGTTCGAGCAGGAACCCCTGCCGGAGACGAGCCCGCTTTGGGCGTTCGAGAACGCGATCCTGTCCCCACATGCGGCAGGCTACGGCAGCCCCGGAATCATAACCCGCGCCCACGCTCTCTGTGAGGACAATCTCACCGCTCTGCGCGACGGGCAGGTACTGCGCAGCCAAGTGGATCTGAGCGGCGCCTGA
- a CDS encoding D-2-hydroxyacid dehydrogenase, with the protein MSDAPTFLIYVENAKNAEPVHRIDVAALRESVSAVSPSIEVSEGETDSPDLPSLEKATFFIGGQINKERLKLHAKRLAIVHSLNAGVEKLMPLDWLPASATLTNSRGIHGVRAGEFAMMALLMLNNRAPHYASLQRNRSWKRTFCDPIRGKVAMIFGVGSLGGAAAAAAKALGLQVWGVRRDGAPHPAVDRMFTPADFREALGEVDYLLLSCPLTPETRRVIGAEELRQLRPGAGLINIARGDVIDEEALAACLREGHLSGAVLDVFQQEPLLDGSKLWDVPNLAIFPHVSSDSSVGYAAASAAIFTDNVERWVRGKPLRNVVEPSRGY; encoded by the coding sequence ATGTCTGACGCGCCAACATTCTTGATCTATGTCGAGAATGCGAAAAACGCCGAGCCCGTTCACCGCATCGACGTCGCCGCGCTCCGCGAATCCGTCAGCGCAGTCTCTCCCTCGATTGAAGTGAGCGAGGGAGAGACCGATTCGCCGGATCTCCCCTCGCTAGAAAAAGCGACGTTCTTTATCGGCGGCCAGATCAACAAGGAGAGATTGAAACTTCACGCCAAACGACTGGCGATCGTGCACTCGCTCAATGCCGGCGTCGAGAAGCTGATGCCTCTGGACTGGCTCCCCGCTTCCGCCACTCTGACAAACAGCCGGGGCATCCACGGCGTTCGGGCCGGCGAATTCGCGATGATGGCGCTGTTGATGCTGAACAATCGCGCGCCCCACTATGCAAGCCTGCAGCGCAATCGCTCGTGGAAGCGCACCTTCTGCGATCCGATACGCGGGAAGGTCGCCATGATCTTCGGTGTCGGCTCGCTCGGCGGCGCTGCGGCGGCGGCCGCCAAGGCTCTCGGATTGCAGGTGTGGGGCGTTCGCCGAGACGGCGCACCTCACCCAGCGGTGGATCGGATGTTCACGCCAGCTGATTTTCGTGAGGCACTCGGAGAAGTGGACTATCTGCTCCTGTCTTGTCCGCTCACGCCAGAAACCCGCCGTGTCATCGGAGCAGAGGAGTTGCGTCAACTGCGCCCAGGCGCGGGGCTGATCAATATTGCCCGGGGCGACGTCATCGATGAGGAGGCGCTGGCTGCGTGCCTGCGCGAGGGGCATTTGTCGGGAGCAGTCCTCGACGTCTTTCAGCAGGAACCCCTGCTTGACGGCTCCAAGCTTTGGGACGTGCCGAATCTGGCGATCTTCCCGCATGTCTCGTCGGACAGCTCCGTCGGTTATGCGGCCGCGAGCGCAGCCATCTTCACGGATAATGTGGAGAGATGGGTCCGCGGGAAGCCACTTCGGAACGTCGTGGAGCCATCGCGCGGCTATTGA